In Candidatus Ancaeobacter aquaticus, a single genomic region encodes these proteins:
- a CDS encoding polyphenol oxidase family protein — MTVMISHKEAYGVPYIEYDELTPYAGIKCITTLRSILQREEVAKIASRIISGSPKKVFTVSQVHGDRYVLVKDHYMAGQHKERECADAIITTAKRFPIAMYTADCLPILLFDEACTVCALIHAGKMGTQKEITYKVAKKIKEMGQNIVHAIIGPSIGPCCYEIDLWSNNETQLQKAGIAKIHNVGICTSCNTDTFFSYRKEKGTQGRLVTVAQLE, encoded by the coding sequence ATGACGGTAATGATATCTCACAAAGAAGCATATGGGGTACCCTATATTGAGTATGATGAGTTAACCCCTTATGCTGGCATTAAGTGCATTACAACACTTCGTTCAATCCTGCAGCGTGAAGAGGTAGCCAAAATTGCTTCACGCATTATCAGTGGTTCACCCAAAAAAGTATTTACTGTCAGTCAGGTTCATGGTGATAGATATGTGTTGGTAAAAGATCATTATATGGCTGGACAGCATAAAGAGAGAGAATGCGCTGATGCGATTATCACAACTGCTAAGCGTTTTCCCATAGCAATGTATACTGCGGATTGTCTTCCCATACTGTTGTTTGATGAGGCGTGTACCGTGTGTGCCCTCATTCATGCAGGGAAGATGGGAACGCAAAAAGAGATAACGTACAAAGTTGCTAAGAAAATAAAAGAAATGGGCCAAAATATAGTACACGCAATTATTGGTCCTTCTATAGGCCCATGTTGTTATGAAATTGATCTGTGGAGTAATAATGAAACACAGCTGCAGAAAGCTGGCATAGCAAAGATCCATAATGTGGGGATATGTACTTCATGTAATACAGACACTTTTTTTTCATATAGGAAAGAAAAGGGAACCCAAGGTAGACTGGTTACGGTCGCGCAGTTGGAGTAA
- the infB gene encoding translation initiation factor IF-2, producing the protein MRVHELAKELGLVSKDLITKLKELGCDVKGHMSSIDDDTVNKVKGAAGAQDVTVRSKPAKEIPAKTEKEVKKRGRKKKEQDPSKDDAVKEIKKTSEEVPSETIEETIPHVEEPKEEIVDQEVSPEDISEDIIELLMPISVKDFADELALKPNELIMKLMKKGVFASINQTLDFDTCSALASEFGFKIVEKEPEQIIEEIIQHEVLCVDEVDDEKDLRPRWPVVTFMGHVDHGKTSLLDYIRNAKVAAGEKGGITQHIGAYEVVTNRGHITFLDTPGHKAFTEMRARGANVTDITVLVVAADDGPMPQTYEAIDHSLAAEVPILVAINKIDIPDSNPDTVKRKLSEKELTPEDWGGKTIYAPVSAKTGEGIDDLLEMILLQAEIMELKANPNRRAYGVVVEAKTSKKKGHVATVLILKGTLKVGDPIFCDKYSGKVRALFNDRGQSIRKAGPATPVEILGISGAPEAGSEFFVTKTEKEAREISEISSHRSKMASWTAYKHLTLEDLYREIVEGKTKELKLIIKSDVQGSLEALRKSLEELGTKAVTVKVIHEGTGDVSENDIMLAAASNAIVIGFHVKTDSKMRDLARKELVEMRLYSIIYNVVDDVRNAMEGLLEPTYTETIMGHAEVRKVFSVSNAGKVAGCFVKDGKILRNAKVRVLRGDEIVHDGELSSLKRFKDEVKEVGRDFECGIRLVSFDSWQELDMIEAYTLESSATKL; encoded by the coding sequence ATGAGAGTACATGAACTTGCAAAAGAGCTTGGCCTGGTGAGTAAAGACCTTATTACAAAACTCAAAGAACTTGGGTGTGATGTAAAAGGTCATATGAGCAGTATTGATGATGATACAGTTAATAAGGTTAAAGGTGCAGCTGGGGCCCAAGATGTCACTGTCCGCAGTAAACCAGCTAAAGAAATTCCCGCAAAAACTGAAAAGGAAGTAAAAAAAAGAGGCCGCAAGAAGAAGGAACAAGACCCTTCTAAAGATGATGCGGTAAAAGAAATAAAGAAGACCTCAGAAGAAGTTCCCTCAGAGACTATAGAAGAAACTATCCCCCATGTTGAAGAACCAAAAGAAGAAATCGTTGATCAAGAGGTTTCCCCCGAAGATATTTCTGAAGATATTATCGAACTTCTTATGCCTATTTCTGTGAAAGATTTTGCTGATGAGTTAGCATTAAAGCCAAATGAATTAATCATGAAGCTGATGAAAAAAGGGGTATTCGCATCAATCAATCAAACACTCGATTTTGATACGTGCAGCGCTCTTGCTAGCGAATTTGGTTTCAAGATAGTAGAAAAAGAACCAGAGCAAATTATTGAAGAGATCATTCAGCATGAAGTTCTTTGTGTTGATGAAGTTGATGATGAAAAAGATTTGCGTCCACGGTGGCCGGTGGTTACTTTTATGGGGCATGTCGATCATGGCAAAACATCATTATTAGACTATATACGTAATGCGAAAGTGGCCGCAGGAGAGAAAGGCGGTATCACACAACATATTGGTGCCTATGAAGTAGTGACTAATCGGGGGCACATTACGTTTCTTGATACTCCTGGCCATAAAGCGTTTACTGAGATGCGTGCACGTGGTGCTAATGTAACGGATATTACGGTACTGGTTGTTGCCGCTGATGATGGTCCGATGCCCCAGACGTACGAAGCAATTGATCATTCGTTGGCTGCAGAGGTGCCTATCCTTGTCGCGATAAACAAAATTGATATTCCCGACTCAAATCCTGATACGGTAAAACGAAAATTATCTGAAAAAGAGCTTACCCCTGAAGATTGGGGTGGCAAGACAATCTATGCGCCAGTATCTGCAAAAACGGGCGAGGGGATCGATGATCTTCTCGAAATGATACTCTTACAAGCCGAAATTATGGAGCTTAAAGCAAACCCCAACCGGCGTGCATATGGTGTTGTTGTTGAAGCAAAGACATCAAAAAAGAAGGGACATGTTGCTACGGTTTTAATTTTGAAAGGTACTCTCAAGGTAGGGGATCCAATATTTTGCGATAAGTATAGCGGTAAAGTGAGAGCCCTTTTTAATGATAGGGGGCAAAGTATTAGAAAAGCCGGGCCGGCGACACCTGTTGAAATATTAGGTATTAGCGGTGCACCTGAAGCCGGATCTGAATTTTTTGTTACCAAAACAGAAAAAGAGGCACGTGAAATCAGCGAAATAAGTTCACATAGGAGTAAAATGGCATCATGGACTGCTTACAAACATCTGACTCTTGAGGACTTATATCGCGAGATCGTTGAGGGCAAGACAAAAGAGTTGAAATTAATAATAAAAAGTGATGTGCAGGGCTCCTTGGAAGCACTGAGAAAATCTCTCGAAGAGTTAGGCACAAAGGCCGTGACCGTTAAAGTAATACATGAAGGAACAGGTGATGTTAGCGAAAATGATATTATGCTTGCTGCCGCATCGAACGCTATTGTAATAGGATTTCATGTAAAAACCGATTCTAAAATGCGCGATCTGGCACGAAAAGAGCTTGTTGAAATGCGCCTATATAGTATTATTTACAACGTGGTAGATGATGTAAGAAATGCTATGGAAGGATTGTTAGAGCCAACGTATACTGAAACAATTATGGGGCATGCTGAAGTGAGAAAAGTATTTTCGGTATCTAATGCAGGAAAAGTTGCCGGATGTTTTGTGAAAGATGGAAAAATACTCAGAAATGCTAAGGTCCGTGTTTTAAGAGGGGATGAAATTGTACATGATGGTGAGCTTAGTTCTCTTAAACGGTTTAAAGATGAAGTAAAAGAAGTTGGCCGTGATTTTGAATGCGGTATTCGACTTGTGAGTTTTGATAGTTGGCAAGAACTAGATATGATAGAAGCATATACTCTAGAATCATCAGCAACAAAATTGTAA
- the proC gene encoding pyrroline-5-carboxylate reductase, translating into MNEKNMLSNKKIGVIGVGNMGSALVHGIVESKLVDVSRIYVCDCVPAKCDSKKDLGINVVNSHRELVTLVDIVILAVKPQTIHGVLEEIVGSLSKGTLIISIAAGVCLEKYETVLVQSPVIRAMPNLPVVTGSGVVAIAPGKNATEEHMLYAKAIFNAVGKVVVVEERMMDAITAVSGSGPAYVYYFLESFIDGAVNLGLSKELAFQCVYETVLGSLQLLEKHNESPGELRKKVTSPGGTTEAALRYLDEIQFHEHMGKALEQAAKRSKELSSGA; encoded by the coding sequence ATGAATGAAAAAAATATGTTGAGTAATAAAAAAATTGGTGTGATAGGTGTGGGGAACATGGGAAGTGCACTTGTTCATGGTATTGTTGAGTCAAAGCTTGTTGATGTATCACGGATATATGTTTGTGATTGTGTGCCGGCCAAATGCGATTCAAAAAAAGATCTTGGGATTAATGTGGTAAACTCTCATAGAGAGCTTGTCACGCTTGTGGATATTGTTATTCTTGCGGTAAAGCCCCAAACAATACATGGTGTTTTAGAGGAAATAGTAGGCTCATTAAGTAAAGGCACTCTCATTATATCTATTGCCGCAGGTGTATGTTTAGAAAAATACGAAACTGTTCTTGTCCAGAGTCCTGTAATTCGCGCTATGCCAAATTTGCCTGTGGTAACAGGAAGCGGAGTCGTTGCAATTGCTCCGGGGAAGAATGCCACTGAAGAGCATATGCTGTATGCAAAAGCTATATTTAATGCAGTAGGTAAGGTTGTTGTTGTAGAAGAGCGTATGATGGACGCTATAACTGCAGTCAGTGGGAGCGGCCCTGCATATGTGTACTATTTTCTTGAAAGTTTCATTGATGGTGCCGTTAATCTTGGATTATCTAAAGAACTAGCTTTTCAATGTGTGTATGAAACCGTTTTAGGGTCATTACAATTACTGGAAAAACATAATGAGTCACCGGGAGAATTACGAAAAAAAGTGACTTCGCCCGGCGGTACGACAGAGGCAGCTTTGCGGTATCTTGATGAGATACAGTTTCATGAACATATGGGTAAAGCTCTGGAACAAGCCGCTAAAAGATCTAAAGAACTTTCGAGCGGTGCATGA
- a CDS encoding DHH family phosphoesterase — MQCNNTEKIIQVIKNEKKFTLFTHESSDGDCIGSQLAFARALKKLKKDVICVGERVPLKYQFLYSQETIHARDPRKDTASRVAVFFDTTSLDRVAGASVSDLKKYKTLINIDHHVSNDRFGTYNLIDASASSVGEMIYTLLVRAAVEISPDIAAPLYVAILTDTGMFQYANTTRSTHAVIGALLESGIDQFRIYQHVYENVPLAKLKLLQYALATLQIDGHGKIVSMWLTRTMFKKAHAREELSEDVINYARSVEGSVVAVVFKETEKRGVIKVSLRSKSKKADVNKIAACFGGGGHSAAAGCTIRGAKKVVEKKVINTIKKVIVKV; from the coding sequence ATGCAGTGCAATAATACTGAAAAAATTATTCAGGTTATAAAAAACGAGAAAAAGTTTACTTTGTTTACTCATGAGTCTTCCGATGGAGACTGTATCGGAAGCCAGCTTGCTTTTGCCCGAGCATTAAAAAAATTAAAGAAAGACGTCATTTGTGTGGGAGAGCGTGTTCCGCTTAAGTATCAATTTCTCTATTCTCAAGAAACGATACATGCCCGAGATCCGCGCAAAGATACGGCTAGTCGTGTTGCGGTATTCTTCGACACAACCTCATTAGATAGAGTTGCGGGTGCTTCAGTAAGCGACTTAAAAAAATATAAAACATTGATTAACATAGACCATCACGTTAGTAATGATCGTTTCGGAACCTATAACCTGATAGATGCTAGCGCATCAAGTGTTGGGGAAATGATATACACTTTGCTTGTAAGAGCTGCCGTAGAGATAAGCCCTGATATTGCAGCACCGCTTTATGTGGCGATATTGACTGATACCGGTATGTTCCAATATGCAAATACTACACGTTCTACACATGCGGTTATTGGTGCACTTTTAGAGTCGGGAATAGACCAATTCCGTATATATCAACATGTGTATGAGAATGTACCTCTTGCAAAACTAAAACTTCTTCAATATGCTTTAGCGACTTTACAGATAGATGGCCATGGTAAAATTGTGTCAATGTGGTTAACGCGTACAATGTTTAAGAAAGCTCATGCCCGCGAGGAATTGTCCGAAGATGTTATTAACTATGCGCGAAGTGTTGAAGGATCTGTTGTTGCAGTTGTCTTTAAGGAAACGGAAAAAAGAGGTGTGATCAAAGTCAGTCTACGTTCAAAATCAAAAAAAGCTGATGTAAATAAAATTGCTGCGTGTTTTGGCGGTGGCGGACATAGTGCTGCCGCGGGATGTACCATACGTGGTGCAAAAAAAGTGGTAGAGAAAAAAGTAATAAACACGATCAAAAAAGTTATTGTGAAGGTGTAG
- the rbfA gene encoding 30S ribosome-binding factor RbfA, whose amino-acid sequence MGSRMLKVNSLMKREISQIVQQELKDPRIGFVTIIGVEVANDLRHAKVYCSVMGDKAKKDESMRGLKNAKGYIQSELGSRIRIRYIPELHFILDETLDYSMHIEEMLRKIHDEKPISLEENTIEDDQ is encoded by the coding sequence ATGGGTTCACGGATGTTGAAGGTAAACAGTTTGATGAAGCGGGAAATAAGCCAGATAGTTCAACAAGAGCTCAAGGATCCGCGTATAGGATTTGTTACGATTATTGGTGTCGAAGTAGCCAATGATTTGCGGCATGCAAAAGTATATTGCTCTGTGATGGGCGATAAAGCCAAAAAAGATGAGTCTATGAGGGGTCTAAAGAATGCCAAAGGATATATACAAAGTGAATTAGGGTCTCGCATAAGAATTAGATATATTCCAGAATTGCATTTTATCCTAGATGAAACTCTTGATTATAGTATGCATATAGAAGAAATGTTAAGGAAAATACATGATGAAAAGCCGATATCTCTAGAGGAAAATACTATAGAAGATGATCAATAA
- a CDS encoding YggS family pyridoxal phosphate-dependent enzyme, with protein sequence MYAEDIQKNVTLIKRNIDEACRVSGRSTREVTLMGVTKTVDVDAIREIISCGIKDIGESKIQDATRKHSHISQEVNWHLIGHLQTNKVKHAVQIFDYIHSVDSVKLARVISLRAEEIGKTIKIFVEVNVSGEETRYGFSHEDVAPAIEEMLLMNNIQVVGLMTMAPFTDDPECARPYFKQLRELKESINAKNSVDKELSELSMGMSNDYPVAIEEGATVVRVGTALFEASSEI encoded by the coding sequence ATGTATGCTGAAGATATACAAAAAAATGTGACATTAATAAAAAGAAATATAGATGAAGCTTGTAGGGTATCCGGAAGATCTACGCGTGAGGTAACGCTTATGGGCGTTACCAAAACAGTAGATGTCGACGCGATAAGAGAAATTATATCATGTGGGATAAAAGATATAGGCGAGAGTAAAATACAGGATGCAACGCGGAAACATTCTCATATTTCTCAAGAGGTTAACTGGCACCTGATTGGTCATCTGCAGACAAACAAGGTCAAGCATGCAGTACAGATCTTTGATTATATACATTCAGTTGATAGTGTAAAACTGGCTCGGGTAATATCTCTGAGAGCTGAAGAGATAGGTAAGACAATAAAAATTTTTGTAGAAGTAAATGTTTCCGGTGAAGAAACAAGGTATGGATTTTCCCACGAGGATGTGGCTCCGGCGATAGAAGAAATGTTGTTAATGAATAATATTCAGGTTGTTGGTTTGATGACTATGGCTCCTTTCACTGATGATCCTGAATGTGCTCGGCCATATTTTAAACAACTAAGAGAGTTAAAGGAATCCATTAATGCAAAAAATAGTGTTGATAAAGAGCTGTCTGAATTATCAATGGGTATGAGTAATGATTATCCTGTTGCAATTGAAGAGGGGGCCACAGTTGTCAGGGTAGGTACTGCACTTTTTGAAGCCAGTAGTGAAATATAA
- a CDS encoding PilT/PilU family type 4a pilus ATPase, translated as MVTIEQILKIMIEKNASDLHLKVNCPPTMRINKELVAMEMDAIGDDEIQAIASGLMNERQQDVFDKKSEIDFAYSLPSVGRFRTNIFVQRGTIGIVMRSVKTVIPTFSDLTLPGKLFENIINKNNGIIIVCGPMGCGKSSTLAALIDYINRVERVNIVTVEDPIEFLHTDKKSIVNQREVGIDTHSFKDALRYIMRQDPDVIAIGEMRDAESLNASMMSAEIGHLVLTTLHSVTAAQSVARMLEFYQVETRDQIRRQLSDVLHAVICQRLVPRADDKGLVPVLEVMIVTPTVKKLIYNNQLDKLPAAIELGKEFGMHNFNQSFIQLVNDEIITKEVALTHSLNPEALKLNLQGIFLDDSHRILDA; from the coding sequence ATGGTTACGATAGAACAGATATTAAAAATAATGATTGAAAAGAACGCCTCAGACTTACATCTTAAAGTCAATTGTCCCCCGACAATGCGGATTAATAAAGAGCTTGTTGCAATGGAAATGGATGCGATTGGCGATGATGAGATTCAGGCTATAGCATCTGGCCTAATGAATGAGCGACAGCAAGATGTTTTTGATAAAAAATCTGAAATTGATTTTGCGTATTCATTGCCGTCAGTTGGTCGTTTTCGAACAAATATCTTTGTCCAACGCGGAACGATCGGCATTGTGATGCGATCGGTGAAGACTGTTATTCCTACATTTAGTGACCTTACACTACCTGGAAAACTATTTGAAAACATTATTAATAAGAATAATGGGATTATTATTGTGTGTGGCCCAATGGGATGCGGAAAGTCATCAACGCTTGCAGCGTTGATTGATTATATCAATAGGGTCGAGAGGGTGAATATCGTTACCGTTGAAGATCCCATAGAGTTTCTCCATACAGATAAAAAAAGTATAGTTAATCAGAGAGAAGTGGGGATAGATACTCATTCCTTTAAGGATGCGCTCCGTTATATTATGCGGCAGGATCCGGACGTGATTGCTATAGGAGAAATGAGAGATGCTGAAAGTCTCAATGCGTCAATGATGTCTGCAGAAATTGGTCATTTGGTGTTAACAACATTACACTCAGTGACTGCTGCCCAATCAGTAGCAAGGATGCTTGAGTTTTATCAAGTGGAAACGCGTGATCAAATACGCAGACAATTATCTGATGTTTTACATGCTGTTATATGTCAGCGTTTAGTGCCCAGAGCTGACGACAAAGGTCTTGTTCCAGTTCTTGAAGTCATGATTGTCACCCCTACGGTAAAAAAACTTATCTATAATAACCAGTTGGATAAATTGCCCGCTGCAATAGAACTGGGAAAAGAATTTGGTATGCACAATTTTAATCAATCTTTTATACAGTTAGTTAATGATGAAATAATTACAAAAGAAGTTGCGTTAACACATTCACTCAATCCTGAGGCGCTCAAGTTGAATTTGCAGGGCATATTTCTTGATGATTCTCACAGAATATTGGATGCCTGA
- a CDS encoding radical SAM protein, translated as MQRKTRDIISQLTSSEKILIPFKRSAYNSVALVYPQSYYIGMSSLGYQSVYAMLNARNDTQCDRAFSFDTGEIFTLETRRTLRDFDIVAFSISYENDFLNVITMLQESGIPLFSSERSDKDPLVIAGGVCSFINPEPLRNIVDVFLIGEAEAILDPFMDIYSDKKTMQRDTLLQSLSSVEGVYVPALYNKNNDKRIKKQYVADINTCNTSSSVLATGTEFANRNLIELSRGCPRGCRFCAAKYIYSNARYRDIENIIPMIERGMAFTNLVGFVGASVSDYPYIEELCRYVLAHDLKMSVSSLRADSVSDILLRALTQGGQREITIAPEAGTQRLRNLIQKGITLVDIIESAENAKRHGIIRLKLYYMYGLPTESIDDIDGIVSEAIEISRILPLRLNLTPFVPKPHTPFQWCSMESGGNLKEKLSYIKARLKGERRIKITSESAKSVLLEALLARGDVIFDKNTVNLKPQEIIKHNPSIRKISLDEALPWDFIDNGIDKEYLKKEYNKSIISQSPGDI; from the coding sequence ATGCAACGCAAAACAAGAGATATAATCAGTCAACTCACATCTTCTGAAAAGATTCTCATTCCGTTTAAACGCTCCGCCTATAACAGTGTCGCATTGGTATATCCACAAAGTTATTATATCGGGATGAGTAGTTTGGGATACCAAAGTGTTTATGCCATGCTGAATGCACGAAATGATACCCAGTGTGACCGCGCGTTTTCTTTTGATACTGGTGAAATATTTACCCTGGAAACACGAAGGACACTCAGAGACTTTGATATTGTCGCATTTTCGATATCGTATGAGAATGATTTCCTTAATGTAATTACAATGCTTCAGGAGTCAGGTATCCCGCTTTTTAGCTCTGAGAGGTCCGATAAGGATCCTCTTGTAATAGCCGGAGGGGTATGCTCTTTTATTAATCCCGAACCGTTACGAAACATTGTTGATGTTTTCCTTATTGGTGAGGCTGAAGCTATTCTCGATCCTTTTATGGATATATATAGTGATAAGAAAACTATGCAAAGAGATACCCTGTTACAATCGCTATCATCTGTAGAGGGGGTATATGTACCTGCGTTGTACAACAAAAACAATGATAAGCGAATAAAAAAACAATATGTAGCCGATATTAATACCTGCAATACATCGTCGAGCGTTCTCGCTACCGGTACTGAATTTGCGAATCGCAATCTTATAGAATTGTCACGAGGATGTCCTAGAGGATGCCGTTTTTGTGCCGCCAAATATATATATTCAAATGCTAGATACAGGGATATTGAAAATATAATCCCCATGATCGAAAGAGGAATGGCCTTTACTAATCTTGTTGGTTTTGTTGGTGCGAGTGTCTCAGATTACCCCTATATCGAAGAATTGTGCAGGTATGTTTTGGCACATGACTTGAAGATGTCTGTATCAAGTCTCAGGGCGGATTCGGTGAGTGATATATTGCTCAGAGCACTGACTCAAGGCGGACAACGGGAGATAACTATAGCTCCGGAAGCAGGGACACAGAGGTTGAGAAATCTCATTCAAAAGGGGATTACACTCGTAGATATCATTGAAAGTGCAGAAAATGCAAAAAGGCATGGTATTATCCGACTTAAATTATATTATATGTATGGATTGCCGACCGAATCGATTGATGATATTGATGGCATTGTTAGTGAGGCTATTGAAATATCTCGTATACTGCCCTTACGGCTTAACCTAACACCATTTGTACCTAAACCACACACACCGTTTCAATGGTGTTCTATGGAGTCTGGCGGTAACCTTAAAGAAAAACTGTCGTATATTAAAGCTCGCTTAAAGGGTGAGCGCCGAATTAAGATTACCAGTGAAAGTGCTAAGTCCGTCCTTCTCGAAGCGTTACTTGCACGCGGCGACGTTATATTTGATAAAAATACCGTTAACCTGAAACCGCAGGAAATAATAAAACACAATCCTTCTATACGTAAGATATCTTTGGATGAGGCTCTTCCGTGGGATTTTATTGATAATGGGATTGATAAAGAATATTTAAAAAAAGAATATAACAAAAGTATTATTTCTCAATCCCCTGGTGATATATGA
- the nusA gene encoding transcription termination factor NusA, translating to MSGDLIAVLDYLEREKGIERETLILAIESSLLSASRKSVGTATDVSIEVDRKTLKIRAFGDFDVVKKVSDPQQEIDFEKAKTIDPDCQIGDKIKIEVTPKNFGRIAAQTAKQIMIQKIREAERDIIFNEYRERIGEIVTGLVRRYDHGNVVIDLGKTEAIMPYNEKCPIEDYPISSRFRGYVVSVKTSSKGPEIVLSRSHPNFVKRLFELEVPEIYDETVEVKAIAREAGYRTKIAVFSSDEKVDPVGACVGMRGSRVKNIVNELSGEKIDIIPWSEDVATFVKNALSPAKVKHIDLDTEHNAATVIVEADQLSLAIGKKGQNVRLTSKLVGVKVDVKKIDEENGIGDITPNLIHVPTQKTTVNKFEGAIEQAAANLMQISCIGTKMAHSLVEAGFTSIDGLVEADPSDLCAISGIGAKKAEKIVETAMELKEKKK from the coding sequence ATGAGTGGTGACTTAATTGCCGTATTAGATTATTTGGAGAGAGAAAAGGGTATCGAAAGGGAAACGCTCATATTGGCTATAGAATCATCTCTACTTTCCGCATCGCGTAAAAGCGTGGGTACCGCAACAGATGTCTCCATTGAGGTTGACAGAAAAACATTAAAGATAAGAGCTTTTGGCGATTTTGATGTTGTTAAAAAGGTTTCTGACCCACAACAAGAGATTGATTTTGAAAAAGCAAAAACGATTGATCCTGATTGTCAAATAGGTGATAAGATAAAGATTGAGGTTACCCCAAAGAATTTTGGGCGTATTGCTGCACAGACTGCCAAACAAATTATGATACAAAAGATCAGGGAAGCAGAAAGAGACATAATTTTTAATGAGTATAGAGAACGTATAGGGGAGATTGTTACCGGTTTAGTCAGGCGGTATGATCATGGAAACGTGGTTATTGATCTTGGTAAAACTGAGGCTATTATGCCGTATAATGAAAAATGCCCTATAGAGGATTATCCTATTAGTAGTCGTTTTCGCGGTTATGTTGTTTCTGTTAAGACATCGTCAAAAGGACCTGAAATTGTGCTTTCGAGATCTCATCCGAATTTTGTTAAAAGGCTTTTTGAGCTGGAAGTACCTGAAATATATGATGAAACCGTAGAGGTTAAAGCAATAGCACGTGAGGCTGGGTATCGCACAAAAATCGCGGTGTTTTCAAGCGATGAAAAGGTTGATCCCGTGGGAGCATGTGTTGGTATGAGAGGTTCTCGCGTTAAGAATATTGTTAATGAACTTAGTGGAGAGAAGATTGATATTATTCCGTGGAGTGAGGATGTAGCGACATTTGTAAAAAATGCGTTGAGTCCTGCTAAAGTTAAACATATAGATCTTGATACAGAGCATAATGCGGCAACGGTAATTGTTGAAGCCGATCAATTGTCTCTTGCAATTGGTAAAAAGGGACAGAATGTCCGATTAACATCTAAACTTGTTGGCGTAAAAGTCGATGTTAAAAAGATTGATGAAGAAAATGGGATCGGTGATATAACCCCGAACTTAATACATGTTCCAACTCAGAAGACAACTGTAAATAAATTTGAAGGTGCTATAGAACAAGCAGCAGCGAACTTAATGCAAATTTCTTGCATAGGAACAAAGATGGCGCACAGTTTGGTTGAGGCAGGGTTTACCAGTATTGACGGTTTAGTTGAAGCTGACCCTTCAGATTTATGTGCAATTTCTGGTATTGGAGCAAAAAAGGCGGAAAAAATCGTTGAAACAGCTATGGAGTTAAAAGAAAAGAAAAAGTAG
- a CDS encoding DUF167 domain-containing protein has protein sequence MTKIDVTETKAGLILKVKVQPKANHDQVIGMYDGGIKIKIQSPPVDGKANKACESFLSKLLGIPKGGVSLVKGLTSKNKMFRISGLDKNELVAILEKYV, from the coding sequence ATGACAAAGATAGACGTTACTGAAACAAAAGCGGGGCTTATTCTTAAGGTAAAAGTGCAGCCAAAAGCAAATCATGATCAGGTTATAGGCATGTATGATGGTGGCATTAAGATAAAGATACAATCCCCTCCCGTTGATGGTAAAGCTAATAAGGCGTGTGAGTCGTTTCTTTCCAAGCTACTGGGCATTCCTAAAGGGGGCGTATCGCTTGTTAAAGGTCTTACCTCGAAAAATAAGATGTTTAGAATATCCGGGTTGGACAAAAATGAACTGGTAGCTATCTTAGAAAAGTATGTGTGA
- a CDS encoding PilZ domain-containing protein, which produces MKAYRERRKSPRIQVDGEMLLDVRSQDFIKANTINISSSGIHFMSAVAIPLFRELEITLTINHVSKNRNIEEIKCHSVVVRCEPKGSKWFDVALFFIDIPKESKMCIEKYIEHKVGAKKTVC; this is translated from the coding sequence ATGAAAGCATATAGGGAAAGAAGAAAATCACCGAGGATTCAAGTTGATGGAGAGATGCTTCTCGATGTGCGTAGCCAAGACTTCATAAAGGCGAACACTATCAATATCAGTTCTTCTGGAATTCATTTCATGAGTGCGGTTGCTATTCCCCTTTTTAGAGAGCTTGAAATAACATTGACTATTAATCATGTGTCCAAAAATCGTAATATTGAAGAAATAAAATGCCATAGTGTTGTTGTGCGCTGTGAACCGAAAGGATCAAAGTGGTTTGATGTTGCATTGTTCTTTATTGATATACCTAAAGAATCAAAAATGTGTATTGAGAAGTACATAGAGCATAAGGTTGGAGCAAAGAAAACAGTATGTTGA